Proteins encoded together in one Anopheles darlingi chromosome 3, idAnoDarlMG_H_01, whole genome shotgun sequence window:
- the LOC125953880 gene encoding kinesin-like protein unc-104 isoform X1 has protein sequence MSSVKVAVRVRPFNSREIARESKCIIEMSGNTTCITNPKVPPGSCDSVKRFNYDYSYWSHDPRDLEFSTQAMVYSDIGEEMLQHSFDGYNVCIFAYGQTGAGKSYTMMGKQEDSQEGVIPMICKDLFRRIQETESDDLKYSVEVSYMEIYCERVRDLLNPKNKGNLKVREHPLLGPYVEDLSKLAVTSYQDIHDLIDEGNKARTVAATNMNETSSRSHAVFTIFFTQKRQDRMTSLETEKVSKISLVDLAGSERADSTGAKGTRLKEGANINKSLTTLGKVISALAEIASKSKKSKKADFIPYRDSVLTWLLRENLGGNSKTAMIAAISPADINYDETLSTLRYADRAKQIVCKAVVNEDANAKLIRELKEEIQKLRELLKAEGIEVQEGPDGKVVCEKRDANKDECIIKSDKTESGGGGIVITEEGEDGEKKIHSPNRNRKRTGSSTEMAVDQLQASEKLIAELNETWEEKLKRTEQIRVQREAVFAEMGVAVKEDGITVGVFSPKKSPHLVNLNEDPTLSECLLYYIKDGLTRLGTSEANVPQDIQLSGSHILKEHCVFENKDGVVTLVPHKDALVYVNGRKVVDPEVLQTGSRVILGRNHVFRFTHPEQARERREKNKEVDVCETPGGNSGEIADWNFAQCELLEKQGIDLKAEMEKRLLALEEQYKREKRAADQEFEEQRKTYEARIDALQKQVEEQSMTMSMYSSYSPEDPEEDIFVNPLFESCWTAREAGLAAWAFRKWRYHQFTSLRDDLWGNAIFLKEANAISVELKKKVQFQFTLLTDTLYSPLPPELTPSSVAAITSGGQEDDFGHSPIPRTIVAVEVTDTKNGATHHWSLEKLRQRLELMREMYHNEAELSPTSPDYNVESLTGGDPFYDRFPWFRMVGRSFVYLSNLLYPVPLVHKVAIVNERGDVRGYLRVAVQPVMDEENADFSNGVKQSARILFDEEQNGQHKVPKIRTIPDKEEKYIEGGNEMGTKLEELEQEDADSGRGDSSVASELHESNDQEPGEHLQPGKEFTFRVTVLQATGIAAEYADIFCQFNFLHRHEEAFSTEPVKNSGSGAPLGFYHVQNITVPVTKSFIEYLKTQPIVFKVFGHYQHHPLHKDAKQDCQITRPPPRRMLPPSIPISQPVRSPKFGPLPCPPSSTVLAKHDVLVWFEICELAPNGEYVPAVVDHSDDLPCRGLFLLHQGIQRRIRITIVHEPTPEVKWKDIRELVVGRIRSQPEPADDEDSDSCVLSLGLFPGEVLEVPGDDRSFFRFEAAWDSSLHNSAMLNRVTQAGEQIFITLSAYLELENCARPAIITKDLSMIIYGRDARTGPRSLKHLFSGQYRNPEANRLSGVYELSLRRASEAGSPGVQRRQRRVLDTSSTYVRGEENLHGWRPRGDSLIFDHQWELEKLTRLEEVGRVRHLLLLRERLGMDTTPNPTTKTEKDVCNLAARASASPVHMVIPPSPQTPVKDQQTPALPERELLPRESELVWKCVKLIQGRIGGKELGASEGNSTASQAAADASPGDEGCADMNASYISSNSIELCSPERVDVPNGWEAPAPAPQTQDLSLRLYVPELEEIRVSPVVARKGYLNVLEHGGSGWKKRWVTVRRPYVFIFRSDKDPVERAVLNLATAQVECSEDQAAMVKVPNTFSVVTKHRGYLLQTLGDKEVHDWLYAINPLLAGQIRSRLARKNISSVSSSGSGAGESTVTGPSALTMAASQAQTNSSSSGGK, from the exons ATGTCGTCCGTTAAGGTGGCGGTCCGTGTGCGACCGTTTAACTCCCGGGAGATCGCCCGGGAGTCCAAATGTATCATCGAGATGTCCGGCAACACTACTTGCATCACAAACCCGAAAGTACCGCCAGGCTCCTGCGATTCGGTGAAACGCTTCAACTACGACTACTCATACTGGTCACACGAT CCGCGCGATCTGGAATTCTCTACACAGGCCATGGTCTACTCCGACATAGGAGAAGAGATGCTGCAACACTCGTTTGATGGCTATAATGTGTGCATCTTCGCGTATGGTCAAACAGGCGCCGGAAAATCATACACCATGATGGGCAAACAAGAAGACAGCCAGGAGGGTGTGATACCGATGATATGCAAGGATTTGTTCCGCCGAATACAGGAAACCGAGAGCGATGATCTGAAGTATTCCGTCGAGGTGTCCTACATGGAGATCTACTGTGAGCGTGTGCGGGATCTGCTGAACCCGAAGAACAAGGGCAACTTGAAGGTGCGCGAACACCCGCTGCTTGGACCGTATGTCGAGGATTTGTCGAAGCTTGCCGTCACCTCTTACCAGGACATTCACGATCTTATTGATGAGGGCAACAAAGCACG TACCGTCGCGGCGACCAACATGAACGAGACGAGCTCGAGATCCCATGCTGTGTTTACGATTTTCTTCACCCAAAAGCGTCAGGATCGCATGACCAGCCTCGAGACGGAGAAGGTTTCGAAGATTAGTCTGGTCGATTTGGCCGGCTCCGAGCGGGCGGACTCAACCGGTGCTAAGGGCACCCGGTTGAAGGAAGGCGCCAACATTAACAAGAGTCTCACCACGCTGGGCAAGGTCATTTCGGCGTTAGCAGAAATC GCATCAAAGAGTAAGAAATCAAAGAAAGCTGATTTCATTCCTTATCGTGATTCGGTTCTTACTTGGCTGCTGAGAGAGAACCTCGGTGGTAACTCTAAAACCGCCATGATAGCGGCCATATCGCCTGCCGATATCAACTATGATGAGACACTCAGCACCTTGCG ATATGCCGATCGTGCTAAGCAGATCGTTTGCAAGGCCGTCGTTAACGAGGACGCCAATGCTAAGCTTATCCGTGAGCTCAAGGAAGAAATACAGAAGCTGCGAGAACTACTCAAAGCCGAGGGCATCGAAGTACAGGAAG GACCGGACGGTAAAGTGGTTTGTGAAAAGCGAGATGCTAATA AGGACGAGTGCATTATCAAATCGGATAAAACTGAGTCCGGTGGAGGTGGCATTGTTATCACTGAGGAAGGTGAAGATGGTGAGAAGAAAATTCATTCGCCTAATCGCAACCGTAAGCGCACCGGTTCCAGCACCGAAATGGCAGTTGATCAGCTGCAGGCGAGTGAGAAGTTGATCGCCGAGCTGAATGAAACCTGGGAGGAAAAATTAAAGCGTACGGAGCAGATTCGCGTTCAGCGTGAGGCCGTTTTTGCCGAAATGGGGGTGGCGGTCAAGGAGGATGGCATAACGGTCGGTGTGTTCTCTCCCAAGAAATCACCACATCTGGTGAACTTGAATGAGGATCCCACTCTGTCGGAGTGTCTGTTGTACTACATCAAAGACG GGCTCACTCGTCTGGGAACATCGGAGGCAAATGTGCCACAGGATATACAGCTATCCGGGTCCCATATCTTGAAGGAACATTGCGTTTTCGAGAATAAGGACGGTGTAGTAACTTTGGTGCCGCACAAGGACGCGCTGGTATACGTGAATGGTCGAAAAGTGGTCGATCCGGAGGTGCTTCAGACAGGTTCGCGTGTTATTCTTGGACGCAATCACGTGTTTCGGTTCACACATCCGGAGCAGGCGCGTGAAAGGCGCGAGAAAAATAAGGAAGTGGATGTTTGCGAAACTCCGGGCGGCAACAGTGGTGAGATTGCCGATTGGAACTTTGCACAGTGTGAGCTGCTCGAAAAGCAAGGCATTGACTTGAAAGCCGAAATGGAGAAACGTTTGCTAGCCTTGGAGGAGCAGTACAAGCGCGAAAAGCGTGCTGCTGATCAAGAGTTTGAAGAGCAGCGTAAG ACCTACGAGGCTCGCATTGATGCACTGCAGAAGCAGGTGGAGGAGCAATCGATGACCATGTCTATGTATAGCAGCTATAGCCCCGAAGACCCAGAAGAAGACATTTTCG TAAATCCACTGTTTGAATCGTGCTGGACAGCACGTGAAGCCGGCTTGGCGGCTTGGGCTTTCCGTAAGTGGCGTTATCATCAGTTCACATCACTCCGCGATGATCTATGGGGCAATGCTATCTTCctgaaggaagcaaatgccATTTCGGtcgagctgaagaagaag GTGCAATTCCAATTCACACTTCTCACCGATACGCTGTACTCGCCACTTCCGCCGGAATTGACACCTTCGTCGGTTGCGGCGATAACCAGCGGTGGTCAAGAGGATGACTTCGGTCATTCACCGATCCCCAGAACTATCGTTGCCGTTGAGGTTACAGACACTAAAAACGGAGCTACTCACCACTGGAGCCTGGAAAAGCTACG ACAACGCCTGGAGCTGATGCGCGAAATGTATCACAATGAGGCTGAGCTGAGCCCAACTTCGCCGGATTATAATGTAGAAAGTTTGACTGGCGGTGATCCGTTCTATGATCGTTTCCCGTGGTTCCGCATGGTTGGCAG ATCGTTTGTGTACTTGAGCAACTTGCTTTATCCGGTTCCACTGGTTCATAAGGTGGCAATCGTGAACGAACGTGGAGATGTACGTGGCTACCTGCGTGTGGCCGTGCAACCCGTGATGGATGAAGAAAATGCCGATTTCAGTAACGGTGTAAAGCAGTCGGCTCGTATTCTGTTCGACGAGGAGCAGAACGGTCAGCATAAGGTACCGAAAATTCGCACCATTCCGGACAAGGAAGAGAAGTACATCGAGGGTGGTAATGAAATGGGCACGAAGCTCGAGGAATTGGAACAAGAGGATGCGGATTCAGGCCGCGGTGATTCAAGTGTTGCCTCGGAGTTGCACGAATCGAACGACCAGGAGCCGGGAGAACATCTGCAACCGGGCAAGGAGTTTACGTTCCGTGTCACGGTTCTGCAAGCTACCGGAATTGCAGCCGAGTATGCTGACATTTTCTGCCAGTTCAA CTTCCTGCACCGGCATGAAGAAGCTTTCTCGACGGAACCAGTTAAGAATTCTGGATCGGGTGCACCGCTTGGATTTTATCATGTGCAAAAC ATTACGGTACCGGTTACGAAGTCGTTTATCGAATACTTGAAGACACAGCCGATCGTGTTTAAGGTGTTTGGCCACTATCAGCATCATCCGTTGCACAAGGATGCGAAGCAGGACTGTCAGATCACGAGACCGCCACCAAGACGCATGCTACCACCGAGCATCCCCATCAGCCAACCAGTGCGCAGCCCCAAGTTTGGGCCCCTACCGTGCCCACCATCGTCGACGGTACTGGCCAAGCATGAtgtgttggtttggttcgaGATCTGTGAGCTAGCTCCCAACGGAGAGTATGTACCGGCCGTCGTCGATCATAGTGATGATCTGCCATGCCGTGGTCTGTTCCTGCTGCACCAGGGCATTCAGCGTCGTATTCGCATCACGATCGTACACGAGCCTACGCCGGAGGTGAAGTGGAAGGACATTCGGGAGCTGGTTGTAGGACGCATTCGTagccaaccggaaccggccgaCGATGAGGACTCGGACTCGTGCGTCCTCTCACTTGGTCTGTTCCCGGGCGAGGTGCTGGAGGTGCCGGGAGATGATCGTTCGTTCTTCCGCTTCGAAGCTGCCTGGGACTCCAGTCTGCACAATTCGGCAATGCTCAACCGTGTCACCCAGGCTGGTGAACAGATCTTCATCACATTGAGTGCATATTTGGAG CTTGAGAACTGCGCTCGACCAGCCATAATTACCAAGGATTTGAGCATGATTATCTATGGCCGCGATGCGCGCACTGGACCGCGATCACTGAAACATCTGTTTTCGGGCCAGTATCGCAACCCGGAAGCCAACCGTCTATCGGGAGTCTATGAACTGTCACTGAGAAGAGCTTCTGAAGCAGGTAGTCCAG GTGTACAAAGACGTCAGCGTCGCGTGCTGGACACTAGCTCCACCTATGTGCGGGGTGAAGAGAACCTGCACGGATGGCGACCACGTGGCGATTCGCTCATCTTTGACCATCAGTGGGAACTGGAGAAGCTCACCCGGCTCGAGGAAGTTGGCCGTGTTCGAcatttactgctgctgcgggaacGACTGGGAATGGATACGACACCGAATCCAACTaccaaaaccgaaaaggacGTTTGTAACCTGGCAGCCCGTGCCAGTGCTTCGCCCGTACACATGGTGATTCCACCATCTCCGCAGACACCGGTCAAGGATCAACAGACGCCGGCACTACCGGAGCGGGAACTGTTGCCCCGCGAGTCGGAGCTCGTGTGGAAGTGTGTCAAGCTGATCCAGGGACGTATCGGTGGTAAGGAGTTAGGAGCCAGCGAAGGCAACAGCACTGCGTCACAGGCCGCAGCCGACGCTTCGCCAGGCGATGAAGGCTGTGCGGATATGAATGCAAGCTATATCTCCAGCAACTCGATCGAGCTCTGCTCTCCGGAGCGTGTCGACGTACCGAACGGCTGGGAAGCCCCGGCACCGGCCCCACAGACGCAAGACCTGTCACTACGATTGTACGTGCCGGAGCTGGAAGAGATCCGCGTAAGCCCGGTGGTGGCTCGCAAGGGCTATCTGAATGTGCTGGAGCATGGTGGATCGGGATGGAAGAAACGTTGGGTCACGGTTCGCCGGCCGTACGTATTCATCTTCCGCTCCGATAAGGATCCGGTCGAACGGGCTGTTTTGAATCTAGCCACCGCACAAGTCGAATGCAGCGAGGATCAAGCAGCGATGGTGAAGGTTCCGAACACATTCAG TGTTGTTACCAAGCACCGAGGATATCTGCTGCAAACCTTGGGCGACAAGGAAGTGCACGATTGGTTGTATGCCATTAATCCCCTTCTGGCAGGTCAGATCAG ATCGCGGCTTGCGAGGAAAAATATTtccagcgtcagcagcagtggtagcgGTGCTGGTGAATCTACGGTGACGGGACCTTCCGCATTGACCATGGCTGCTTCGCAGGCCCAAACAAACAGCAGTAGTTCAGGCGGCAAATGA
- the LOC125953880 gene encoding kinesin-like protein unc-104 isoform X4: MSSVKVAVRVRPFNSREIARESKCIIEMSGNTTCITNPKVPPGSCDSVKRFNYDYSYWSHDPRDLEFSTQAMVYSDIGEEMLQHSFDGYNVCIFAYGQTGAGKSYTMMGKQEDSQEGVIPMICKDLFRRIQETESDDLKYSVEVSYMEIYCERVRDLLNPKNKGNLKVREHPLLGPYVEDLSKLAVTSYQDIHDLIDEGNKARTVAATNMNETSSRSHAVFTIFFTQKRQDRMTSLETEKVSKISLVDLAGSERADSTGAKGTRLKEGANINKSLTTLGKVISALAEIASKSKKSKKADFIPYRDSVLTWLLRENLGGNSKTAMIAAISPADINYDETLSTLRYADRAKQIVCKAVVNEDANAKLIRELKEEIQKLRELLKAEGIEVQEEDECIIKSDKTESGGGGIVITEEGEDGEKKIHSPNRNRKRTGSSTEMAVDQLQASEKLIAELNETWEEKLKRTEQIRVQREAVFAEMGVAVKEDGITVGVFSPKKSPHLVNLNEDPTLSECLLYYIKDGLTRLGTSEANVPQDIQLSGSHILKEHCVFENKDGVVTLVPHKDALVYVNGRKVVDPEVLQTGSRVILGRNHVFRFTHPEQARERREKNKEVDVCETPGGNSGEIADWNFAQCELLEKQGIDLKAEMEKRLLALEEQYKREKRAADQEFEEQRKTYEARIDALQKQVEEQSMTMSMYSSYSPEDPEEDIFVNPLFESCWTAREAGLAAWAFRKWRYHQFTSLRDDLWGNAIFLKEANAISVELKKKVQFQFTLLTDTLYSPLPPELTPSSVAAITSGGQEDDFGHSPIPRTIVAVEVTDTKNGATHHWSLEKLRYRLELMRQIYNTSDTSPELMSFVLELSSGEHTPEYPGSQHQIPFAHPQPQLIKKSPSPQQSESVEHPVLAGLNCDVTNCLSSPVSSSSSSSPDTVSSASQPSVIYDGVVGPSSNYRLGKSSARLTLTNLMPSRQRLELMREMYHNEAELSPTSPDYNVESLTGGDPFYDRFPWFRMVGRSFVYLSNLLYPVPLVHKVAIVNERGDVRGYLRVAVQPVMDEENADFSNGVKQSARILFDEEQNGQHKVPKIRTIPDKEEKYIEGGNEMGTKLEELEQEDADSGRGDSSVASELHESNDQEPGEHLQPGKEFTFRVTVLQATGIAAEYADIFCQFNFLHRHEEAFSTEPVKNSGSGAPLGFYHVQNITVPVTKSFIEYLKTQPIVFKVFGHYQHHPLHKDAKQDCQITRPPPRRMLPPSIPISQPVRSPKFGPLPCPPSSTVLAKHDVLVWFEICELAPNGEYVPAVVDHSDDLPCRGLFLLHQGIQRRIRITIVHEPTPEVKWKDIRELVVGRIRSQPEPADDEDSDSCVLSLGLFPGEVLEVPGDDRSFFRFEAAWDSSLHNSAMLNRVTQAGEQIFITLSAYLELENCARPAIITKDLSMIIYGRDARTGPRSLKHLFSGQYRNPEANRLSGVYELSLRRASEAGSPGVQRRQRRVLDTSSTYVRGEENLHGWRPRGDSLIFDHQWELEKLTRLEEVGRVRHLLLLRERLGMDTTPNPTTKTEKDVCNLAARASASPVHMVIPPSPQTPVKDQQTPALPERELLPRESELVWKCVKLIQGRIGGKELGASEGNSTASQAAADASPGDEGCADMNASYISSNSIELCSPERVDVPNGWEAPAPAPQTQDLSLRLYVPELEEIRVSPVVARKGYLNVLEHGGSGWKKRWVTVRRPYVFIFRSDKDPVERAVLNLATAQVECSEDQAAMVKVPNTFSVVTKHRGYLLQTLGDKEVHDWLYAINPLLAGQIRSRLARKNISSVSSSGSGAGESTVTGPSALTMAASQAQTNSSSSGGK, translated from the exons ATGTCGTCCGTTAAGGTGGCGGTCCGTGTGCGACCGTTTAACTCCCGGGAGATCGCCCGGGAGTCCAAATGTATCATCGAGATGTCCGGCAACACTACTTGCATCACAAACCCGAAAGTACCGCCAGGCTCCTGCGATTCGGTGAAACGCTTCAACTACGACTACTCATACTGGTCACACGAT CCGCGCGATCTGGAATTCTCTACACAGGCCATGGTCTACTCCGACATAGGAGAAGAGATGCTGCAACACTCGTTTGATGGCTATAATGTGTGCATCTTCGCGTATGGTCAAACAGGCGCCGGAAAATCATACACCATGATGGGCAAACAAGAAGACAGCCAGGAGGGTGTGATACCGATGATATGCAAGGATTTGTTCCGCCGAATACAGGAAACCGAGAGCGATGATCTGAAGTATTCCGTCGAGGTGTCCTACATGGAGATCTACTGTGAGCGTGTGCGGGATCTGCTGAACCCGAAGAACAAGGGCAACTTGAAGGTGCGCGAACACCCGCTGCTTGGACCGTATGTCGAGGATTTGTCGAAGCTTGCCGTCACCTCTTACCAGGACATTCACGATCTTATTGATGAGGGCAACAAAGCACG TACCGTCGCGGCGACCAACATGAACGAGACGAGCTCGAGATCCCATGCTGTGTTTACGATTTTCTTCACCCAAAAGCGTCAGGATCGCATGACCAGCCTCGAGACGGAGAAGGTTTCGAAGATTAGTCTGGTCGATTTGGCCGGCTCCGAGCGGGCGGACTCAACCGGTGCTAAGGGCACCCGGTTGAAGGAAGGCGCCAACATTAACAAGAGTCTCACCACGCTGGGCAAGGTCATTTCGGCGTTAGCAGAAATC GCATCAAAGAGTAAGAAATCAAAGAAAGCTGATTTCATTCCTTATCGTGATTCGGTTCTTACTTGGCTGCTGAGAGAGAACCTCGGTGGTAACTCTAAAACCGCCATGATAGCGGCCATATCGCCTGCCGATATCAACTATGATGAGACACTCAGCACCTTGCG ATATGCCGATCGTGCTAAGCAGATCGTTTGCAAGGCCGTCGTTAACGAGGACGCCAATGCTAAGCTTATCCGTGAGCTCAAGGAAGAAATACAGAAGCTGCGAGAACTACTCAAAGCCGAGGGCATCGAAGTACAGGAAG AGGACGAGTGCATTATCAAATCGGATAAAACTGAGTCCGGTGGAGGTGGCATTGTTATCACTGAGGAAGGTGAAGATGGTGAGAAGAAAATTCATTCGCCTAATCGCAACCGTAAGCGCACCGGTTCCAGCACCGAAATGGCAGTTGATCAGCTGCAGGCGAGTGAGAAGTTGATCGCCGAGCTGAATGAAACCTGGGAGGAAAAATTAAAGCGTACGGAGCAGATTCGCGTTCAGCGTGAGGCCGTTTTTGCCGAAATGGGGGTGGCGGTCAAGGAGGATGGCATAACGGTCGGTGTGTTCTCTCCCAAGAAATCACCACATCTGGTGAACTTGAATGAGGATCCCACTCTGTCGGAGTGTCTGTTGTACTACATCAAAGACG GGCTCACTCGTCTGGGAACATCGGAGGCAAATGTGCCACAGGATATACAGCTATCCGGGTCCCATATCTTGAAGGAACATTGCGTTTTCGAGAATAAGGACGGTGTAGTAACTTTGGTGCCGCACAAGGACGCGCTGGTATACGTGAATGGTCGAAAAGTGGTCGATCCGGAGGTGCTTCAGACAGGTTCGCGTGTTATTCTTGGACGCAATCACGTGTTTCGGTTCACACATCCGGAGCAGGCGCGTGAAAGGCGCGAGAAAAATAAGGAAGTGGATGTTTGCGAAACTCCGGGCGGCAACAGTGGTGAGATTGCCGATTGGAACTTTGCACAGTGTGAGCTGCTCGAAAAGCAAGGCATTGACTTGAAAGCCGAAATGGAGAAACGTTTGCTAGCCTTGGAGGAGCAGTACAAGCGCGAAAAGCGTGCTGCTGATCAAGAGTTTGAAGAGCAGCGTAAG ACCTACGAGGCTCGCATTGATGCACTGCAGAAGCAGGTGGAGGAGCAATCGATGACCATGTCTATGTATAGCAGCTATAGCCCCGAAGACCCAGAAGAAGACATTTTCG TAAATCCACTGTTTGAATCGTGCTGGACAGCACGTGAAGCCGGCTTGGCGGCTTGGGCTTTCCGTAAGTGGCGTTATCATCAGTTCACATCACTCCGCGATGATCTATGGGGCAATGCTATCTTCctgaaggaagcaaatgccATTTCGGtcgagctgaagaagaag GTGCAATTCCAATTCACACTTCTCACCGATACGCTGTACTCGCCACTTCCGCCGGAATTGACACCTTCGTCGGTTGCGGCGATAACCAGCGGTGGTCAAGAGGATGACTTCGGTCATTCACCGATCCCCAGAACTATCGTTGCCGTTGAGGTTACAGACACTAAAAACGGAGCTACTCACCACTGGAGCCTGGAAAAGCTACG TTATCGACTGGAGCTGATGCGACAGATCTATAACACATCGGACACGTCCCCAGAGCTCATGAGTTTCGTACTAGAGCTGTCTAGCGGGGAACACACGCCAGAGTATCCCGGTTCGCAGCACCAAATACCGTTTGCTCACCCACAACCCCAACTGATAAAGAAGTCACCTTCACCGCAGCAGTCGGAATCGGTAGAACATCCGGTGTTAGCGGGGCTCAACTGTGACGTGACCAATTGTCTGTCATCCCCGGtgtcctcctcatcctcctcctcgcctgACACGgtatcatcagcatcgcaaCCTTCCGTGATCTATGACGGTGTTGTAGGACCATCCAGCAACTACAGATTAGGAAAATCATCTGCGAGACTGACTCTAACGAACCTGATGCCTTCTAG ACAACGCCTGGAGCTGATGCGCGAAATGTATCACAATGAGGCTGAGCTGAGCCCAACTTCGCCGGATTATAATGTAGAAAGTTTGACTGGCGGTGATCCGTTCTATGATCGTTTCCCGTGGTTCCGCATGGTTGGCAG ATCGTTTGTGTACTTGAGCAACTTGCTTTATCCGGTTCCACTGGTTCATAAGGTGGCAATCGTGAACGAACGTGGAGATGTACGTGGCTACCTGCGTGTGGCCGTGCAACCCGTGATGGATGAAGAAAATGCCGATTTCAGTAACGGTGTAAAGCAGTCGGCTCGTATTCTGTTCGACGAGGAGCAGAACGGTCAGCATAAGGTACCGAAAATTCGCACCATTCCGGACAAGGAAGAGAAGTACATCGAGGGTGGTAATGAAATGGGCACGAAGCTCGAGGAATTGGAACAAGAGGATGCGGATTCAGGCCGCGGTGATTCAAGTGTTGCCTCGGAGTTGCACGAATCGAACGACCAGGAGCCGGGAGAACATCTGCAACCGGGCAAGGAGTTTACGTTCCGTGTCACGGTTCTGCAAGCTACCGGAATTGCAGCCGAGTATGCTGACATTTTCTGCCAGTTCAA CTTCCTGCACCGGCATGAAGAAGCTTTCTCGACGGAACCAGTTAAGAATTCTGGATCGGGTGCACCGCTTGGATTTTATCATGTGCAAAAC ATTACGGTACCGGTTACGAAGTCGTTTATCGAATACTTGAAGACACAGCCGATCGTGTTTAAGGTGTTTGGCCACTATCAGCATCATCCGTTGCACAAGGATGCGAAGCAGGACTGTCAGATCACGAGACCGCCACCAAGACGCATGCTACCACCGAGCATCCCCATCAGCCAACCAGTGCGCAGCCCCAAGTTTGGGCCCCTACCGTGCCCACCATCGTCGACGGTACTGGCCAAGCATGAtgtgttggtttggttcgaGATCTGTGAGCTAGCTCCCAACGGAGAGTATGTACCGGCCGTCGTCGATCATAGTGATGATCTGCCATGCCGTGGTCTGTTCCTGCTGCACCAGGGCATTCAGCGTCGTATTCGCATCACGATCGTACACGAGCCTACGCCGGAGGTGAAGTGGAAGGACATTCGGGAGCTGGTTGTAGGACGCATTCGTagccaaccggaaccggccgaCGATGAGGACTCGGACTCGTGCGTCCTCTCACTTGGTCTGTTCCCGGGCGAGGTGCTGGAGGTGCCGGGAGATGATCGTTCGTTCTTCCGCTTCGAAGCTGCCTGGGACTCCAGTCTGCACAATTCGGCAATGCTCAACCGTGTCACCCAGGCTGGTGAACAGATCTTCATCACATTGAGTGCATATTTGGAG CTTGAGAACTGCGCTCGACCAGCCATAATTACCAAGGATTTGAGCATGATTATCTATGGCCGCGATGCGCGCACTGGACCGCGATCACTGAAACATCTGTTTTCGGGCCAGTATCGCAACCCGGAAGCCAACCGTCTATCGGGAGTCTATGAACTGTCACTGAGAAGAGCTTCTGAAGCAGGTAGTCCAG GTGTACAAAGACGTCAGCGTCGCGTGCTGGACACTAGCTCCACCTATGTGCGGGGTGAAGAGAACCTGCACGGATGGCGACCACGTGGCGATTCGCTCATCTTTGACCATCAGTGGGAACTGGAGAAGCTCACCCGGCTCGAGGAAGTTGGCCGTGTTCGAcatttactgctgctgcgggaacGACTGGGAATGGATACGACACCGAATCCAACTaccaaaaccgaaaaggacGTTTGTAACCTGGCAGCCCGTGCCAGTGCTTCGCCCGTACACATGGTGATTCCACCATCTCCGCAGACACCGGTCAAGGATCAACAGACGCCGGCACTACCGGAGCGGGAACTGTTGCCCCGCGAGTCGGAGCTCGTGTGGAAGTGTGTCAAGCTGATCCAGGGACGTATCGGTGGTAAGGAGTTAGGAGCCAGCGAAGGCAACAGCACTGCGTCACAGGCCGCAGCCGACGCTTCGCCAGGCGATGAAGGCTGTGCGGATATGAATGCAAGCTATATCTCCAGCAACTCGATCGAGCTCTGCTCTCCGGAGCGTGTCGACGTACCGAACGGCTGGGAAGCCCCGGCACCGGCCCCACAGACGCAAGACCTGTCACTACGATTGTACGTGCCGGAGCTGGAAGAGATCCGCGTAAGCCCGGTGGTGGCTCGCAAGGGCTATCTGAATGTGCTGGAGCATGGTGGATCGGGATGGAAGAAACGTTGGGTCACGGTTCGCCGGCCGTACGTATTCATCTTCCGCTCCGATAAGGATCCGGTCGAACGGGCTGTTTTGAATCTAGCCACCGCACAAGTCGAATGCAGCGAGGATCAAGCAGCGATGGTGAAGGTTCCGAACACATTCAG TGTTGTTACCAAGCACCGAGGATATCTGCTGCAAACCTTGGGCGACAAGGAAGTGCACGATTGGTTGTATGCCATTAATCCCCTTCTGGCAGGTCAGATCAG ATCGCGGCTTGCGAGGAAAAATATTtccagcgtcagcagcagtggtagcgGTGCTGGTGAATCTACGGTGACGGGACCTTCCGCATTGACCATGGCTGCTTCGCAGGCCCAAACAAACAGCAGTAGTTCAGGCGGCAAATGA